The Fortiea contorta PCC 7126 genome has a segment encoding these proteins:
- the gcvH gene encoding glycine cleavage system protein GcvH: protein MSFEYPQDLRYLDSHEYVRLEGEIATIGITEFAVDQLGDVVFLELPEVGDALSKGETFGSIESVKAVEELNSPVTGTVVERNEALINSPEQVADDPYGEGWFLKVRVNEPDEIEDAMSADEYSAQVEGE, encoded by the coding sequence ATGTCTTTTGAATATCCTCAGGATTTGAGATACCTGGATAGTCATGAATATGTACGACTAGAGGGCGAAATTGCCACCATTGGTATTACTGAGTTTGCTGTAGACCAATTAGGCGATGTTGTGTTCTTAGAGTTACCAGAAGTTGGCGACGCTTTAAGTAAGGGAGAAACATTCGGCTCCATCGAATCAGTCAAAGCGGTGGAAGAATTAAATTCACCAGTCACCGGTACGGTCGTTGAACGCAACGAAGCCTTAATTAATTCTCCCGAACAAGTCGCAGATGACCCTTACGGAGAAGGTTGGTTTTTGAAAGTCCGCGTCAACGAACCAGACGAAATTGAAGATGCAATGAGTGCAGACGAGTATAGTGCTCAGGTGGAAGGCGAGTAG
- the gcvT gene encoding glycine cleavage system aminomethyltransferase GcvT, which produces MANQEEIAQLLLQTPLYQLGLELKARFTSFGGWEMPVQFTGITREHEAVRNAAGMFDISHMGKFTLQGKNLISQLQLLVPSDLSRLQPGQAQYTTLLNPQAGIIDDIIVYYQGEDINCLQQAVIIVNASTTDKDKAWILQHLDLNQITFQDLSHEKVLIAVQGPNAIHHLQPFVKANLQPIPAFGHIQAPVLDQPGFLARTGYTGEDGFEVMVDPDTGKKLWQHLYDAGVIPCGLGARDTLRLEAAMALYGQDIDDTTTPLEAGLSWLVHLETKSDFIGRAVLAQQKAQGTKRRLVGLQMSGRNIARHGYQVLSAGEVVGEVTSGTLSPTLGYPVALAYVSSHLAKIGQQLAVEIRSKVYPATVVKRPFYRSKHRLANS; this is translated from the coding sequence GTGGCTAATCAAGAAGAAATTGCCCAATTGCTGCTGCAAACCCCTTTATATCAACTAGGTTTAGAACTCAAAGCCCGTTTTACCAGCTTTGGCGGCTGGGAAATGCCAGTACAATTTACTGGTATTACTCGTGAACACGAAGCTGTCAGAAATGCGGCTGGGATGTTCGACATATCCCACATGGGAAAATTTACCCTCCAAGGTAAAAACTTAATTTCCCAACTCCAGCTTTTAGTTCCCTCAGATTTGAGTCGCTTACAACCCGGTCAAGCACAATACACCACACTGCTGAATCCCCAAGCAGGTATCATCGACGATATCATCGTCTATTATCAAGGTGAAGACATTAACTGCCTACAGCAAGCAGTCATTATTGTCAATGCTTCCACCACCGATAAAGACAAAGCATGGATATTGCAGCACCTTGACTTAAACCAAATCACCTTTCAAGACCTTTCCCACGAAAAAGTCCTGATTGCTGTCCAAGGGCCGAATGCAATTCACCACCTGCAGCCTTTTGTCAAGGCAAATTTACAACCAATTCCCGCCTTTGGTCACATCCAAGCCCCAGTACTAGACCAGCCAGGGTTTCTAGCTCGTACAGGTTACACCGGGGAAGATGGATTTGAAGTAATGGTAGACCCAGATACTGGGAAAAAATTATGGCAACATCTCTATGATGCAGGTGTGATTCCCTGTGGGTTAGGTGCGAGGGACACCCTGCGCTTGGAAGCCGCAATGGCCCTCTACGGACAAGATATCGATGACACCACCACCCCCTTAGAAGCTGGTTTAAGCTGGCTAGTTCATCTCGAGACCAAAAGCGATTTTATCGGTCGCGCAGTTTTAGCACAACAAAAAGCCCAGGGGACAAAGCGGCGATTAGTTGGTTTGCAAATGTCTGGACGTAACATTGCTCGTCACGGCTATCAAGTACTATCCGCAGGGGAAGTTGTCGGAGAAGTGACCAGCGGTACTCTCTCCCCCACACTAGGCTATCCCGTCGCCTTAGCTTACGTCTCCTCCCACCTCGCCAAGATAGGTCAGCAACTAGCAGTAGAAATTCGTAGCAAAGTTTACCCAGCCACCGTAGTTAAGCGTCCCTTTTATCGTTCAAAACATCGTCTTGCCAATTCGTAA
- a CDS encoding DUF1499 domain-containing protein: protein MSSLLRAIARRFFRSMILVLLLTLLNSLIFPAATWATSSLGVTDNHLSSCPASDNCVVSQNADTKHAIDPISYHVDRKAAQEVLLKVLSVVPRTEVIEQTQDYIHALSKSRIFKFIDDVEFYFPTNESVIHVRSASRVGESDLGVNRRRVEQIRLALKDLGI, encoded by the coding sequence ATGTCTAGTTTGCTCAGAGCGATCGCACGGCGGTTCTTCAGAAGTATGATTTTGGTACTATTGCTGACCTTGCTCAACAGTTTAATTTTTCCCGCTGCCACTTGGGCTACTTCTAGCTTGGGAGTTACTGATAATCATTTAAGTTCTTGTCCGGCTTCAGATAATTGTGTTGTCAGTCAAAATGCTGACACCAAACACGCAATTGACCCGATTAGCTATCATGTAGACCGGAAAGCAGCTCAGGAAGTTTTACTGAAAGTTCTCAGTGTTGTTCCCCGCACCGAGGTGATAGAACAAACCCAAGATTACATCCACGCTCTTTCTAAAAGCCGCATCTTCAAGTTTATTGATGATGTAGAGTTTTATTTCCCCACCAATGAGTCGGTAATTCATGTGCGCTCGGCATCGCGGGTGGGAGAATCAGATTTAGGCGTTAACCGCAGGCGTGTAGAGCAGATTCGTCTAGCATTGAAAGATTTAGGCATTTGA
- a CDS encoding pentapeptide repeat-containing protein → MKYWRILASFVLALVLFSFPVSAQAASSSSVTSTAVNEEYSGKDLSGQNLIKAEFTSFILKDTNFSNADLRGGVFNGTILEGVNLHGVDFSEGIAYLAKFKNTDLSDAVLTDAMMLRSTFERVDVTGADFTNAVLDGMQVKRLCVQAKGVNSKTGVDTRESLGCR, encoded by the coding sequence ATGAAATATTGGCGAATACTGGCTAGCTTTGTTTTAGCTCTGGTTCTTTTTTCGTTTCCTGTTTCGGCACAAGCGGCTAGTTCCTCCAGTGTAACTAGTACAGCTGTCAATGAAGAATATAGCGGCAAGGATTTATCTGGTCAAAATTTAATCAAGGCCGAGTTTACGAGTTTCATTCTCAAGGATACTAATTTTAGTAATGCTGACCTACGCGGTGGGGTGTTTAACGGTACGATTTTAGAAGGCGTGAATCTACACGGTGTAGATTTTAGTGAAGGCATCGCTTATCTGGCAAAATTCAAGAACACCGATTTAAGCGATGCAGTGCTAACAGATGCAATGATGTTGCGTTCCACATTCGAGCGAGTTGACGTGACTGGTGCTGATTTCACCAATGCAGTTTTAGATGGAATGCAAGTTAAGCGATTGTGTGTCCAAGCCAAGGGCGTGAATTCCAAAACTGGCGTAGATACTCGTGAATCTCTAGGTTGTCGGTAG
- a CDS encoding radical SAM protein: protein MSQDSLAVRAKKRSLWQMALQAVWDGGPATCQFAITSVCNARCGFCNFAVDKMPPEARHTVTLEEAKQAAEILYRNGVYFLIYVGGEPMAHPQLNEMIAHASSIGMAPMLVTNGSLLTAKRIEEMADAGLVSVIISIDAAEAEKHEQNRGLKGVCDRIRDANSHFQRRKIHTTASVTMSRLVDEYSQLPPFLESLGFDSVTFSYPLTTLGSSYLGFAESNLVDYTIEELQQRFETVKALKRSFQVVNPTASIEDMQRHLLGEAEQFSCLGGWKQFYLDWHLNLYRCHNWEQPMCHISEFDNSQRVRDGCTACMIDCYRDSSVMQHVGVAISDGVQAAAKGQFRTAGKHWFNRKNLVSLKAVWEQVSWLRQL, encoded by the coding sequence ATGTCTCAAGATAGTTTAGCAGTGAGAGCTAAAAAGCGATCGCTATGGCAAATGGCGCTACAAGCAGTGTGGGATGGTGGCCCGGCTACTTGTCAGTTTGCTATTACTAGTGTATGCAATGCTCGTTGTGGGTTCTGTAATTTTGCGGTCGATAAAATGCCTCCGGAGGCGCGACATACTGTCACACTGGAGGAAGCGAAGCAAGCGGCAGAAATTCTTTACCGCAATGGGGTATATTTTTTAATCTATGTGGGTGGGGAGCCAATGGCTCATCCCCAGTTAAATGAGATGATTGCTCATGCATCTAGTATTGGCATGGCACCGATGTTAGTGACTAACGGTTCCCTGCTGACAGCAAAACGAATTGAGGAAATGGCTGACGCGGGACTAGTCAGCGTGATAATTTCCATTGATGCAGCCGAAGCCGAGAAGCATGAACAAAATCGGGGACTCAAGGGCGTGTGCGATCGCATTCGTGATGCCAATAGCCACTTCCAACGTCGTAAAATTCATACTACCGCCTCTGTAACTATGAGTCGGCTAGTGGACGAATATTCTCAACTACCCCCATTCCTCGAATCTCTCGGATTCGATAGCGTCACCTTCTCCTATCCACTCACTACCTTGGGGTCTTCTTACCTAGGTTTTGCCGAATCTAATTTAGTAGATTACACCATTGAGGAATTGCAACAGCGTTTCGAGACAGTCAAAGCTCTCAAACGCAGCTTCCAAGTTGTCAATCCCACCGCCTCCATTGAAGATATGCAGCGTCATTTACTCGGTGAAGCAGAACAATTTAGCTGTCTCGGTGGCTGGAAACAGTTTTATCTCGACTGGCATCTTAACCTTTATCGCTGCCACAATTGGGAGCAACCTATGTGTCACATCAGCGAGTTTGATAATTCCCAACGAGTCCGGGATGGTTGCACTGCCTGTATGATTGATTGTTATCGTGACTCCAGCGTCATGCAACATGTCGGCGTCGCCATCAGTGATGGAGTACAAGCAGCAGCTAAAGGACAATTCCGCACCGCTGGGAAACATTGGTTTAATCGTAAAAACCTAGTCTCCCTCAAAGCCGTCTGGGAACAAGTGAGCTGGTTGCGACAACTTTAA
- a CDS encoding group II intron maturase-specific domain-containing protein produces MYSISLIRYADDFVILAPYEAHIILLKERVKEWLAEMGLELNSNKTRIVSTFKFLDRVNSQDIGFNFLGFHVKQYKVGKNNSGKNGHGKKLGFKTLIKPSDKAIKKHYDDIARIIDNHKSAPQEALISKLNPVIRGWVNYYSTVVSKEIFSKLGRLVYLKLKRWGKRRHSKKSGSWVANKYWHTVGGENWVFAATENGEVTVKLFKHSQKEIVRHVKVKGDASPFNGNLKYWSARKGNHPLVPKKIATLLKKQKGKCAHCGLYFREDDLIEIDHIIPKSVSGKDIYDNLQALHRHCHHVKTATDNSYDRHKSDTETNVMW; encoded by the coding sequence ATCTACAGCATATCCCTAATCAGATATGCTGATGACTTCGTAATTCTTGCACCTTATGAGGCTCACATAATATTACTCAAGGAAAGAGTAAAAGAGTGGTTAGCAGAAATGGGACTGGAATTAAATTCTAACAAAACCCGCATTGTCTCAACTTTCAAATTCCTTGATAGAGTAAACTCCCAAGATATAGGATTTAACTTCCTTGGTTTCCATGTAAAACAATACAAAGTGGGGAAGAATAACTCTGGAAAAAACGGACATGGCAAGAAGTTAGGATTTAAAACACTCATCAAGCCCAGCGACAAAGCAATAAAGAAACACTACGACGACATAGCCAGAATAATCGATAACCACAAAAGCGCTCCACAGGAAGCACTAATCAGTAAACTTAACCCGGTAATAAGGGGATGGGTAAACTATTATTCAACAGTTGTGAGTAAAGAGATATTTTCAAAGTTAGGCAGACTAGTGTATCTGAAGTTAAAACGCTGGGGAAAACGCCGTCATTCCAAGAAATCAGGTAGTTGGGTAGCCAATAAATATTGGCACACAGTAGGCGGCGAAAATTGGGTATTTGCAGCAACAGAGAACGGTGAAGTCACAGTGAAGCTATTCAAACACTCACAAAAAGAAATTGTGAGACACGTAAAGGTAAAAGGTGACGCTTCACCGTTCAATGGAAACTTAAAATACTGGAGTGCAAGAAAGGGCAATCATCCCCTAGTACCTAAAAAGATAGCAACACTACTCAAGAAGCAAAAAGGGAAATGTGCCCACTGCGGACTGTACTTTAGAGAAGACGATTTAATTGAGATTGACCATATTATCCCTAAATCGGTTAGTGGAAAGGATATATATGATAATCTACAAGCCTTACATAGGCATTGTCACCACGTTAAAACTGCCACTGACAACTCTTATGACCGACATAAGAGCGATACAGAAACAAATGTGATGTGGTAA
- the hpnH gene encoding adenosyl-hopene transferase HpnH, producing the protein MAVNLQQAVDIGKYLVTQRLKGRKRFPLVLMLEPLFRCNLACTGCGKIQHPVEILKQNLTPEQCFAAVEECGAPVVSIPGGEPLLHPQIGEIVQGLIERKKYIYLCTNGLLFEKSLHKFQPSPYLTFSVHLDGLREWHDKCVDRQGVFDTAVKAIRAAKAQGFRVATNTTIFEGCNPQEMQEFFDFLETLDTDGMMISPGYSYEWAPDQEHFLNREQTRALFRQILAPYKAGDKNWNFNHNPLFLDFLTGEKEYECTPWGSPSYSVLGWQKPCYLLNEGYYSTFKELIQDTDWSQYGRASGNPKCADCMVHCGYEPTAAIDAMQPQNMARALGSVFGK; encoded by the coding sequence ATGGCAGTTAACTTACAACAAGCCGTAGATATCGGCAAATATTTAGTCACTCAACGCTTAAAAGGGCGCAAACGTTTTCCCCTGGTTTTAATGTTGGAGCCTCTTTTCCGCTGTAATTTAGCTTGCACAGGCTGTGGTAAAATCCAGCATCCAGTAGAAATATTGAAACAAAACCTCACCCCAGAACAGTGCTTCGCTGCAGTTGAAGAATGCGGCGCGCCGGTGGTTTCAATTCCTGGAGGAGAACCGCTATTACATCCCCAAATTGGTGAAATTGTTCAGGGATTAATTGAGCGCAAAAAGTATATTTATTTGTGCACTAACGGTTTATTGTTTGAAAAAAGTTTGCACAAGTTTCAACCTTCACCATACCTGACCTTCAGCGTCCATTTAGATGGGTTGCGAGAATGGCATGATAAATGTGTAGATCGTCAAGGTGTGTTTGACACTGCAGTCAAAGCCATTCGCGCCGCCAAAGCTCAAGGTTTTCGCGTAGCTACTAACACTACTATTTTTGAAGGTTGCAATCCTCAAGAAATGCAAGAGTTTTTTGATTTCCTCGAAACTCTTGATACTGACGGAATGATGATATCCCCAGGTTACAGTTACGAGTGGGCACCAGATCAAGAGCATTTCCTCAACCGCGAACAAACACGCGCCCTCTTCCGCCAAATCCTCGCTCCCTACAAAGCTGGTGACAAAAACTGGAACTTCAATCACAACCCATTATTTCTAGACTTCCTCACAGGTGAGAAGGAATATGAATGCACCCCTTGGGGTAGCCCCAGCTACAGCGTCTTAGGTTGGCAAAAACCTTGCTATTTGCTGAACGAAGGCTATTACAGCACCTTTAAAGAGTTAATCCAAGACACCGACTGGAGTCAATACGGTCGCGCCAGCGGTAATCCCAAATGCGCTGACTGTATGGTTCATTGCGGCTATGAACCCACCGCCGCTATAGATGCAATGCAACCGCAAAACATGGCCCGCGCCCTCGGAAGTGTGTTTGGGAAGTAA